The DNA window GATCGCGGATGGCCTGGTAGTTGACCAGAATGCCGTCTTTCACCAGATCCCAACGCTGGGTTTCGACACCTTCATCGTCCCAGCCGACAGCACCCAACGAGTTAGGCTGCGTCTTGTCGGCGAAGAAGTTGACGAGCTTGCTGCCGTAGTTGAAGTTTTTCGACTCCCACTTGTCGAGCGTCGCGAACGACGTACCGGCGAAGTTAGCTTCGTAGCCCAGCACGCGGTCGAGTTCCAGCGGGTGACCCACCGATTCGTGGATAGTCAGCCAGGTGTGCGAGGGGTCGAGGACCAGATCGTACTTGCCCGCTTCGACCGACTTGGCCGACAGTTTCTGCCTGGCCTGTTTGGCAGCAGCGGTAATGTCTTCCAGTATGTCGTAGCCCATGTTGTAGCGGGTCGTGATACCGGTTACTTTGTCGGTCGGGTTGGCCTGTAGGTAATCGTAGCTCATCCCCATCGGCGCGCTCAGGGCCTGCCGGGTTTCAAACTTACCTGTTTTGGGGTCGATGGCCGTGACGGTGAACGTAGGCCAGATCCGGTGAACGTCCTGATCGGCGTAAGTGCCGTCGGTCGAGGCAAAGTACTTCTGCTCGTTCACCATGAACAGCAGCGAGTTGACGAAGTTGGCTCCGTTTTTCAGGGCCGCTGAATTAGCCGTCAGTAACAAATCCGCTTTCTCCTTGATCGGTACCTCGAAGGCGTTAGTCTTGATGGGCGCTTTCCAGCTCACCTCGCCAAAGCCCTTCTGCGGAGCCAGTTGAACGGGCGTTTTCATCAGGGTGGCGTTGGCCTTGGCGATGGAAACGGCTTTCTCGGCCGCTTTCGCCATGTCCGTCTCCGACCGGGCATCGACAAGCGCGGCAAAGCCCCAGCAGCCATCGGCGATGACCCGGACCCCCACGCCATACGACTCAGTGTTGATCAGGTTTTCGACCTTGTCTTCGCGGGTGATGACGAATTGATTAAGATAGCGGCCAATACGCACGTCGGCGTAGGTAGCCCCCTTGCTTTTGGCGGCATTGAGGGCGGCATCGGCCAGCCGTTTTTTCACCGAGACATCCAGACCCGGCTCCAGCAGGGCTTCAGGCGCGACGGCGCGGGAAAAGGCGGGCAACGACGGCAGCATCAGACTGCCCGCGCCCATACCCGATAACTGAATAAACTGACGACGATCCAAGTGGGTGGGGGTTTGTGTGTTAGTTTAAGGTTTATGCCGGGCCGCCGGGCGGTTTAACGTTTAATGTTCTTTCAGGTCCCGAACAACATTAAACGTTAAACCGCCCGGCGGCCCGGCATAAACCTTAAACCGAAAACTAGACAGCATCTGACAAACTGGTGAACGTAAAGTCGCGTATTTTCATCGGCGGAATCAGGTTGCCGCCCGCCCGGACGGGCTTGCCCAACGCTTCGAGGTTGTTGAGCATGATGACCGGACTTTCGTTAAAACGGAAGTTTTTGACGGGGAATTTGATTTGCCCGTTTTCGATGTAGAACGTTCCGTCGCGGGTCAGGCCGGTGTAAAGCAGCGTCTGCGGGTCGACGGCGCGGATGTACCACAGACGCGTGACGAGGATGCCTTTTTCGGTACCCTTGATCATGTCGAGCAGCGACTGCGTGCCGCCCTGCACGATGAACCCCGCCGGGTTGGGAATCGGTTTGATACCTTTTTTGTCGGCCCAGTAGCGCGACGCCGGTACGTTCTTGACCACGCCGTTCTCGATCCAGGTTACTTTTTCCTGCGGGACGCCGTCGTTGCCGCCACCCCCACCGAAGCGACCGCCCCCGCCACCTCCTCCACCGCCGAAGGGCGATAGCGGCAGGTCAGCGTTCAGCGGATCGGTGTAGATCGTGACGCGCTCGTCGAATAGTTTTTCGCCCAGCCGACTTCCTCCGCCTTTTTTGCTCAGGAATGAGCGGCCTTCGTCGGTGCTGCGGGCGTCCATGCTGCGGACCATGTTTTGTAGCAGTTCAACCGATGCTGTGGGTTCGAGAATGACGGTGTACTTACCCGGTTCGAGTGCCCGCGCGTTGACCGATGCCAAGGCTTTCTGCATGGCAATCTCGGTGGTGCTGCGGGTGTTCAGCTTGCTAACGTCGGTAAAGTCGGGGCTGGCGTAACCGGATCCGGTACCGTCGGCCGTGCGGACCGTGACCGAGAAATTAACGTTGGTGGCTTTGTTGTACCCAAATAGTCCTTTGCTGTTACCGATGGACGAAAAACCGGTCGTGTCTTCCATATATCCGGCGGCCGTGAGGTTCTTTTTGCGGCAGGGATCGATGCTGTCGAAGGTGGCCTGCGCCCGAAACTCCGGGTCGATCTTCGCGGTGCTGTCAGCAAATGTCTTCGTA is part of the Spirosoma rhododendri genome and encodes:
- a CDS encoding TldD/PmbA family protein; this encodes MDRRQFIQLSGMGAGSLMLPSLPAFSRAVAPEALLEPGLDVSVKKRLADAALNAAKSKGATYADVRIGRYLNQFVITREDKVENLINTESYGVGVRVIADGCWGFAALVDARSETDMAKAAEKAVSIAKANATLMKTPVQLAPQKGFGEVSWKAPIKTNAFEVPIKEKADLLLTANSAALKNGANFVNSLLFMVNEQKYFASTDGTYADQDVHRIWPTFTVTAIDPKTGKFETRQALSAPMGMSYDYLQANPTDKVTGITTRYNMGYDILEDITAAAKQARQKLSAKSVEAGKYDLVLDPSHTWLTIHESVGHPLELDRVLGYEANFAGTSFATLDKWESKNFNYGSKLVNFFADKTQPNSLGAVGWDDEGVETQRWDLVKDGILVNYQAIRDQVHIIGENHSQGCCYADNWSSVQFQRMANVSLAAGKTPLSVAEMIKGVEKGIYIIGDGSFSIDQQRYNFQFGGQLFYEIKNGQIVGMLKDIAYQSNTQEFWNSCVAVCDQRDFRLGGAFFDGKGQPPQSNAVSHGSSTARFKGINVINTARKI
- a CDS encoding TldD/PmbA family protein, translating into MPILSKDEAKQIIDKVLSYAKADETSANLSGSRRGNIRYARNAVSTSGESDNLSLSVTAVFGKKAGTATINEFDDASLEKTVRRAEEIARLAPENPEYMPMLGQQSYLDTKTFADSTAKIDPEFRAQATFDSIDPCRKKNLTAAGYMEDTTGFSSIGNSKGLFGYNKATNVNFSVTVRTADGTGSGYASPDFTDVSKLNTRSTTEIAMQKALASVNARALEPGKYTVILEPTASVELLQNMVRSMDARSTDEGRSFLSKKGGGSRLGEKLFDERVTIYTDPLNADLPLSPFGGGGGGGGGRFGGGGGNDGVPQEKVTWIENGVVKNVPASRYWADKKGIKPIPNPAGFIVQGGTQSLLDMIKGTEKGILVTRLWYIRAVDPQTLLYTGLTRDGTFYIENGQIKFPVKNFRFNESPVIMLNNLEALGKPVRAGGNLIPPMKIRDFTFTSLSDAV